TCCTTCAATGCTAAATTCTTTAGATGAAGCGTAATAAAGCGTAATAAAGTGTAATAATAAagtgttttgattattaatttGAGGTTTCAGTGCGGACTTTCGATTAGTTAGTTTCAGTAgggatctttaaatatttcgacgtAATCGCGATCTACAACAACCGTAACAACCCACCCAATTCCCTCCGCTGAAGCTAGGGTATTAAAAAGGTCCCAATCGCGTGTTAGTTGTGGATTCATGTCCCAGTAGGGTATCTCTAGTAAGAGAGACAGGAAAGATTTTTTTCTACAAGGCGAGCGTTACAGTGCAATTGTATTTGTTCAAGATTAACTTTTAGCAGAGtcatttaacatatttttatttatttattttattttggaatcTCAAATTTAGATTGCTGGAACAAATCACAGAactgataatattaattgcaTTGCTTTTTATGGACCTGGACTTCCAGGTATTTTTAGAAATGATCTCCCGGGAAACGCTAAGATCAACAAGTTTTTCGACGGACATTCttatatagaaattttcgtttttgtaGTATTTTTGACTGAGGTGAGTTATACTGGTAACAAATGAACTAGTTGTTTCCTATgataagcatatgaaaaattgaCCTTTTCGTTACAAGggaatggacataacttgaactagttaaccttcctGTCCCAAATAGTATTTTactggtccaaaactgattgcGTTGCAGAATATCTTCCAAATTTTTGGCTCGATCGTAAGTTTTAGTTagtttgttttggaaatgtaaTATGGGTAACTaatattaaaagtttgttgttgttaactCAATGTAACCCCTTAGAtaaaatctacaaaaaatTAGTAGCAATCAGTAAAATTGAACCATGGTGTGTAGTCGACATCATCCGTTATTATAGGTTCCCTACGCGCAGTAGATGGCCCGTAAAGATTGTAGCGCCGTGACCCGGCTACTATCTCACGGTACCGCCTCACGGGGGCTCTGGACATATGCAACTCCATCAGATCCCAGTCGTTAACGTCGCGGAAAACTGAGCGAATCATGTGCATGCGGCTTAGTAGCTCCGTCTCCCGCAATCCCTCGTACCTCCTTCCGGTGCGGGCACGGAATGTCTTGTAGACCTCGCTTTGCTGTTTGGTCTCGGTGGCCGTCTGTAGCTCCTTACGGTAGAGCGCACGAATCCCGCGGCCCAGGTGGCGGATGTGCTCGAAATTGCGTACGTTGAGTGCGACTAAAGATACGGCGTCCAAATTTAGCAGTTTGTGTCCATCAACATAATTCTCCCGGAAAGTTTGCTAAAAGGAAAGTAAATCGTTATTAAGTGCGAAAACAACCGgtactttaatattaaatgattGATGGGGGTACAGTGaaactgaaataaaatcatgTGAGGGGAGTGGAGTTTCAGATAGATCTGCTGCTTTGATTGTAAATGCTACTAAATATGATTAATCCAGGTAATTCTCTAAGTAATAGCGTAAAGAAAGATACGACGAAAGCGACAAAAAGTTTGCATGGAAGTACAGTTTATCAACAGGAAAAATAAACCTGGAAAATTTACGAAGCCgaaaaactattattaaagAACACCTGAGCCTGGATTGGAGTACATCTTTCAGTCGATTCTGGAAATGCCAGTGTAATCGAGAGTAATAAAGAGGGTTGGGCATTTTCTTGCACTGATGTCCCGAGTTTATAACTAAAAGATGATTTATTCATCTTCCATTCAGggaaatgtatttttcttatatcCAGAAATAGCTAGAATAGCCAGTAATGTTATATGATAAAGCATCTCGTGTTAGGAAATTGGCGGTTGAAAAGATGCCGAAAGCAAGGAAGGAATTTGACTCCTACTCCTACTAGCGCAGGAACCCCAAGAATTTGCATGGATAATgacaatcttctagcttttacagtttctgagatctcagcgctcAACGAACGGACAGATGGAATCGACTCTgttagtgatcctgatcaagaaaaacaacataagggcattttaaattaagccgCTGAACACATAAACCAATGGATTTTGTTTAATCATCTTCAAaaataattcgaaaaaagGATAAAGAAGCGTTGGACATTTGTGAAAATTCTgcataattatacccgttactcgtagagtaaaaggatatattgtattcgtgcaaaagtatgttacTGGGAGAATGAAGcgatttttttgtggggggtgatatcagaacatttttttgttgcatacttt
The genomic region above belongs to Drosophila takahashii strain IR98-3 E-12201 chromosome 2L, DtakHiC1v2, whole genome shotgun sequence and contains:
- the LOC108065923 gene encoding uncharacterized protein → MESFSTSSSSSSRLHSGIVTGMDSLDICEPPQDEEFCFRYPSYMFPDVDYDKEDVPLPFRATPDSLFNLCAAVVDSQARTEVFKWSINDVTDWLRNFGYPEYEQTFRENYVDGHKLLNLDAVSLVALNVRNFEHIRHLGRGIRALYRKELQTATETKQQSEVYKTFRARTGRRYEGLRETELLSRMHMIRSVFRDVNDWDLMELHMSRAPVRRYREIVAGSRRYNLYGPSTARREPIITDDVDYTPWFNFTDCY